From the genome of Thunnus thynnus chromosome 1, fThuThy2.1, whole genome shotgun sequence, one region includes:
- the LOC137180582 gene encoding WD repeat, SAM and U-box domain-containing protein 1-like, translated as MVSLICTLKDHRDDVNWCAFSAKLFATCSGDKTLRIYNTHDFSELPFSPLSGHGYSVHCCCFSACGQFLASCSTDATTVIWSMVTGEIEAVLEHPGRSPVRICALSPDSAHLVSGASDGTLALWDFPSKQLRRTGSVNDTTMVACSFSPCSQVFVTGSTYGDLRLWDLDMNQLHAEKNAHDLGVTCCAFAPSILSGSQVVQFHLASCGQDSHLKIWAINKFGSGAYKMQLLHTLTSQSAPVLSCAYSSDGQLLVSGSVDKTVTVYDAKNAVLLYTLNQHERYVTACSFSPTSPLIATGSMDKTVNIWRVEDGCSSRDGKSLPEESSLTSGEGTTSAGRSKLLVSDWSEEDVSAWLLEEGLEGLVDKFRANNIDGTELLNLTKETLASELHIESVGLRSKVLRKVEELKSESVCSGIPDEFLCPITRELMREPVIAADGYSYEREAIESWINTKNRSSPMTNLPLLTTLLTPNHTLKMAIGRWKTSH; from the exons ATGGTGTCCCTGATTTGCACTTTAAAAGACCATCGAGACGATGTCAACTGGTGTGCTTTTTCAGCAAAACTGTTTGCAACGTGTTCTGGAGACAAAACCCTCCGAATATACAACACCCATGACTTCTCAGAGCTGCCCTTCTCGCCTCTGTCGGGACATGGCTACAGCgtccactgctgctgcttcagcgCCTGTGGACAGTTCCTCGCCTCATGTTCCACAGACGCGACCACAGTGATCTGGTCGATGGTCACGGGCGAGATCGAGGCCGTCCTGGAGCATCCTGGTCGCAGCCCTGTCAGGATCTGTGCGCTCTCTCCCGACTCTGCCCACCTGGTTTCTGGTGCGTCAGATGGCACTTTGGCTCTGTGGGATTTCCCCTCGAAACAGCTGCGCAG GACCGGGTCAGTGAACGACACGACGATGGTAGCCTGCTCCTTCAGCCCCTGCAGCCAGGTGTTTGTGACCGGCTCCACCTATGGAGACCTGCGTCTGTGGGATCTGGACATGAACCAACTCCATGCAGAGAAGAATGCCCACGACCTGGGGGTGACCTGCTGCGCCTTCGCTCCCAGCATCCTTAGCG gcAGTCAAGTCGTGCAGTTTCATTTGGCATCCTGCGGGCAAGACAGTCATCTGAAGATCTGGGCAATAAACAAGTTCGGCTCTGGAG CCTATAAGATGCAGCTTCTCCACACATTAACCAGCCAGTCGGCTCCAGTCCTCTCGTGTGCGTACTCCTCAGACGGGCAGCTGCTTGTGTCTGG CTCAGTTGACAAAACGGTTACAGTCTATGATGCA aaaAACGCCGTTTTGCTTTACACGTTGAACCAGCACGAGAg GTACGTGACAGCATGTTCCTTCTCGCCAACTTCACCACTAATTGCTACAGGATCCATGGATAAGACCGTAAACATCTGGAGGGTGGAGGACGGATGCAGCAGCCGTG ATGGGAAGTCACTGCCTG aggAGTCTTCCTTGACATCAGGTGAAG GAACAACCTCGGCAGGTCGATCGAAGCTGCTGGTCAGTGATTGGTCGGAGGAGGATGTGTCAGCGTGGCTGCTGGAGGAAGGACTCGAGGGATTGGTGGACAAATTCAGGGCCAACAACATAGATGGGACCGAGCTGCTCAATCTCACCAAGGAAACGCTGGCGTCAGAGCTGCACATAG aGTCTGTAGGCTTGCGCAGCAAAGTCCTGAGGaaggtggaggagctgaagagtGAGTCGGTGTGTTCGGGTATTCCTGATGAGTTCTTGTGTCCAATCACCAGAGAGTTGATGAGGGAGCCGGTCATTGCTGCTG ACGGATATTCGTATGAAAGAGAAGCCATCGAGAGCTGGATCAACACCAAGAACCGCTCCAGTCCCATGACCAACCTGCCCTTACTGACCACTCTGCTCACCCCCAATCACACCCTGAAGATGGCTATTGGTCGGTGGAAGACCAGTCACTAG